One window of Athalia rosae chromosome 2, iyAthRosa1.1, whole genome shotgun sequence genomic DNA carries:
- the LOC105688511 gene encoding putative pre-mRNA-splicing factor ATP-dependent RNA helicase PRP1: protein MSKRRIEVVDPYVKRKNDGTIAINAPTSTSGKSQVQLNPYTHLPYTPRYHEFYKKRITLPVFEYRADFMRLLAQHQCIVLVGETGSGKTTQIPQWCVEYSCSVGNKAVACTQPRRVAAMSVAQRVSEEMDVALGEEVGYSIRFEDCSSPKTMLKYMTDGMLLREGMSDPMLEAYQVILLDEAHERTLATDLLMGVLKEVVKQRSNLKLVIMSATLDAGKFQQYFDNAPLMNVPGRTHPVEIFYTPEPERDYLEAAIRTVIQIHMCEEVAGDVLLFLTGQEEIEEACKRIKREMDNLGPEIGELKCIPLYSTLPPNQQQRIFEPAPPTKPNGAIGRKVVVSTNIAETSLTIDGVVFVIDPGFAKQKVYNPRIRVESLLVSPISKASAQQRAGRAGRTRPGKCFRLYTERAYKHEMQDNTYPEILRSNLGSVVLQLKKLGIDDLVHFDFMDPPAPETLMRALELLNYLAALDDDGNLTDLGAVMAEFPLDPQLAKMLIASCNHNCSNEILSITAMLSVPQCFVRPNEAKKAADNSKMRFAHIDGDHLTLLNVYHAFKQNMEDAQWCYEHFVNYRSLKSGDNVRQQLSRIMDRFNLKRTSTEFTSKDYYINIRKALVNGFFMQVAHLERTEHYLTIKDNQVVQLHPSSCLDHKPEWVIYNEFVLTTKNYIRTVTDIKPDWLLKIAPQYYDLQNFPQCEAKRQLEGIQTRLDSKQYQEGF from the exons ATGTCTAAGCGAAGGATTGAAGTAGTGGATCCTtatgtaaaaagaaagaa TGATGGAACAATCGCAATCAATGCGCCAACCTCGACATCGGGCAAAAGTCAAGTGCAACTAAATCCGTACACACACCTTCCGTATACGCCACGATATCACGAATTTTATAAGAAGAGAATAACTTTACCTGTATTCGAGTATAGAGCAGATTTCATGAGGTTACTAGCACAGCATCAGTGCATCGTCCTAGTGGGTGAAACAGGTTCTGGCAAAACTACGCAAATCCCACAATGGTGTGTCGAATACTCTTGCTCGGTAGGAAACAAAGCGGTTGCTTGTACACAACCTAGAAGAGTGGCCGCCATGTCCGTAGCACAGAGAGTTTCCGAAGAAATGGATGTTGCCTTGG GTGAGGAAGTGGGTTACAGTATTCGTTTTGAGGACTGTAGTTCTCCTAAAACGATGCTGAAGTATATGACGGATGGTATGCTGCTGCGAGAAGGCATGTCAGACCCAATGTTGGAAGCTTACCAGGTGATTCTACTGGACGAAGCACACGAAAGGACTTTGGCTACCGATCTGCTGATGGGAGTATTGAAGGAGGTTGTTAAACAGCGTTCAAATCTCAAGCTAGTCATAATGAGTGCGACACTAGATGCAGGAAAGTTTCAACAGTACTTCGATAATGCTCCATTGATGAATGTGCCTGGTCGAACCCACcctgttgaaatattttatactccGGAACCAGAGCGAGATTATCTGGAGGCGGCGATAAGGACTGTAATACAAATCCACATGTGTGAAGAGGTCGCTGGAGATGTACTACTATTTTTAACCGggcaggaagaaatagaagaagcttgcaaaagaataaaaagggaAATGGATAACTTGGGACCAGAGATTGGTGAGCTCAAATGTATTCCGCTCTATTCTACGCTGCCTCCGAATCAACAACAACGAATTTTTGAGCCCGCGCCTCCCACCAAACCCAATGGAGCGATTGGACGGAAAGTTGTAGTCTCCACAAATATTGCAGAAACCTCTCTAACCATCGACGGAGTTGTATTCGTCATTGATCCAGGATTTGCCAAACAGAAG GTGTACAATCCGAGAATCCGGGTAGAATCATTGCTGGTTTCACCGATCAGTAAGGCATCGGCGCAACAACGAGCGGGCAGAGCGGGAAGAACTCGCCCAGGAAAGTGCTTCCGCTTATATACGGAAAGAGCGTACAAACATGAGATGCAAGACAACACATAtccagaaattcttcgatcgaatCTCGGCAGTGTTGTTTTACAactgaaaaaattaggaattgACGATCTG GTACACTTCGACTTCATGGATCCACCGGCACCTGAAACATTGATGAGAGCGCTGGAGTTGCTGAACTATTTAGCGGCGCTTGACGACGACGGAAATCTGACGGATTTGGGCGCGGTAATGGCTGAATTCCCCCTGGATCCACAACTAGCAAAAATGCTGATTGCATCCTGCAATCACAATTGCAGTAATGAGATACTCAGCATCACGGCAATGCTCTCAG TCCCACAGTGTTTTGTGAGGCCAAACGAAGCTAAGAAGGCAGCAGATAACTCGAAAATGCGATTTGCACATATCGACGGGGATCATCTCACCCTTCTAAACGTCTACCATGCCTTCAAACAGA ATATGGAGGATGCGCAATGGTGCTACGAGCACTTTGTAAACTACCGATCACTGAAAAGTGGTGATAATGTTAGACAACAATTGAGCAGAATCATGGATAGGTTCAATTTGAAACGCACGTCAACTGAATTCACATCCAAAGATTACTACATAAACATTAGAAAAGCGCTTGTCAATGGATTTTTCATGCAG GTTGCGCATTTGGAACGAACAGAGCATTATCTAACGATAAAAGATAACCAAGTCGTGCAATTGCACCCAAGCAGCTGTCTCGACCACAAACCAGAGTGGGTTATCTATAACGAGTTCGTGCTCACCACAAAGAATTACATCAGGACAGTAACGGACATAAAAC CTGACTGGTTGCTGAAAATTGCCCCGCAATACTACGATCTTCAGAACTTCCCTCAATGTGAAGCAAAGAGACAACTGGAAGGAATTCAAACGCGACTAGACTCAAAACAATACCAAGAAGGTTTCTAA
- the LOC105688539 gene encoding nucleoporin Nup43, whose translation MGENIHGTFISEKVSRIRWKPDDLTEAKSFVTGSWDNPVNSVTYWTFDTNEEDNESYPVIISSHAFLGDVTELKFIGRDLFAASSSVGSVHLLQIQDNPYAQFKEHVCWEFIHNFRTSDYASCTALSTFEQDIVSVGEDGKINLLTAREKTPVRVIENADSCSLHCVDFLKHSEVLTGNLRGHMKVWDLRNNQDTPTTTFILSAQTKTRATSLAHHPTQRHIVVAGGGDGSLTVWDLRHNTYPISQLNAHSSAVSEVMFHPDRPENLFSCSISGQLWHWNNAQNSKLKLDSGDIHWLNTIGTRGKVDVNSLCATLHKPINSIDINRSTLLFGCDNEAMYVIKNISL comes from the exons atgggtgaaaatattcacgGTACTTTTATATCTGAGAAAGTTTCTAGGATCAGATGGAAACCTGATGATCTTACTGAAGCAAAATCCTTCGTGACAGGAAGTTGGGATAACCCG GTGAATAGTGTTACTTATTGGACTTTTGACACCAATGAAGAAGACAATGAGTCTTATCCTGTGATAATATCATCTCACGCTTTCCTCGGTGACGTTACGGAGCTTAAG TTCATAGGCAGGGATCTTTTTGCAGCGTCCTCATCTGTAGGATCTGTGCATCTGCTACAAATACAGGATAATCCTTACGCTCAGTTCAAGGAACACGTTTGTTGGGAATTTATACATAACTTCAG AACATCTGATTACGCATCTTGCACTGCATTGTCTACTTTTGAACAGGACATAGTCAGTGTAGGAGAAgatggtaaaataaatttattaacaGCCAGAGAAAAAACGCCAGTGAGAGTTATTG agAATGCAGATAGTTGCTCTCTGCACTGTGTAGATTTCTTGAAGCACAGCGAAGTATTAACAGGAAATTTGAGGGGCCACATGAAAGTCTGGGACCTAAGGAACAACCAAGATACTCCTACGACAACTTTCATACTTTCTGCGCAAACAAAG ACTAGAGCAACAAGCTTGGCCCATCATCCAACTCAAAGACATATCGTAGTTGCTGGTGGCGGTGATGGAAGTTTAACAGTATGGGATCTGAGGCATAACACCTATCCCATATCCCAATTGAACGCACATTCAAGCGCAGTTAGCGAAGTGATGTTTCACCCAGACAGAcccgaaaatttattctcttGTTCAATCAGCGGGCAACTCTGGCATTGGAACAACGCGCAGAACTCCAAATTAAAATTAG attCAGGAGATATTCACTGGTTGAACACGATCGGCACCAGAGGAAAAGTTGACGTAAATTCGCTCTGTGCGACACTACACAAGCCCATTAATTCGATAGACATTAACAGATCGACGCTGCTCTTTGGTTGTGATAACGAGGCCATGtatgtgataaaaaatatttcactatGA
- the LOC105688240 gene encoding mannose-6-phosphate isomerase, which translates to MELMCVVQSYDWGEKGSKSTVATLMKASSFSYSLDESKPYAELWMGTHGNGPSVVKEKGVPLGLYIAENSHVLGQAVQEKFGSELPFLFKVLSINKALSIQAHPNKEHAEQLHKSQPEVYKDPNHKPEIAIALTPFEALCGFRPISEIKQYFNAVPEFRAVVGEDNILELSTSDEAGLNTALKNCFRNILTRDPEFVALQLRILLDRLSHLDECGRQALNGALLEKLHSQYPGDVGCFGIYLFNWITLQPGEALFLGPNEPHAYLSGDCIECMACSDNVVRAGLTPKPKDIETLVEMLTYNCEPASAKRFQPFREDECTEIFRPPIPDFAVAKITIPPGRATYNLIPRSTASILIIINGKGEIGQSKVLTQGSVIFIPANEKVNVKVLCGCHPMLMFQAFVNL; encoded by the exons ATGGAATTGATGTGCGTGGTACAGTCCTATGATTGGGGGGAAAAAGGCAGCAAAAGTACAGTGGCAACGTTGATGAAGGCGTCAAGTTTTTCTTATTCGTTGGATGAGAGTAAGCCCTATGCTGAGCTGTGGATGGGCACGCATGGGAACGGGCCCTCAGTTGTGAAAGAAAAGGGAGTGCCACTCGGACTTTATATCGCAGAGAATAGCCACGTGCTTGGACAGGCTGTGCAAGAGAAGTTTGGATCAGAACTTCCCTTTTTATTCAAAGTCTTGTCTATCAATAAGGCTCTGTCAATACAGGCACACCCAAATAAG GAGCATGCGGAGCAGCTTCACAAGTCACAACCTGAGGTTTACAAAGACCCAAACCATAAGCCGGAAATTGCCATTGCTCTCACTCCCTTTGAAGCTCTCTGTGGGTTTCGACCAATATCTGAAATTAAACAATACTTCAATGCTGTTCCCGAATTCCGTGCTGTAGTTGGAGAGGATAATATATTGGAGCTCTCTACTTCAGATGAAGCCGGACTCAATACGGCTCTTAAAAACTGCTTTAGGAATATTCTTACCAGGGATCCTGAATTCGTAGCTTTACAGCTGCGTATATTATTGGATAGATTATCCCATCTAG ACGAATGTGGTAGACAAGCTCTTAATGGAGCGCTGCTGGAAAAATTGCATTCTCAATATCCTGGAGACGTTGGATGTTTCGGTATTTATCTATTCAATTGGATAACACTGCAGCCTGGAGAAGCCTTATTTTTAGGTCCTAATGAGCCTCATGCCTATCTTTCTGGTG ATTGTATCGAGTGCATGGCCTGCTCTGATAACGTAGTACGTGCAGGACTGACTCCAAAACCGAAAGATATTGAGACGTTGGTAGAAATGCTAACTTACAACTGCGAGCCAGCATCCGCAAAACGGTTCCAACCGTTCCGAGAAGACGAGTGTACGGAAATTTTCAGACCCCCAATCCCAGATTTTGCTGTTGCAAAAATAACC ATTCCTCCTGGTAGAGCTACTTACAACTTGATTCCGAGAAGTACAGCCAGCATTTTGATCATAATTAATGGCAAAGGGGAGATTGGTCAGTCGAAAGTTTTAACCCAAGGTTCTGTGATTTTCATCCCAGCTAACGAGAAAGTGAACGTCAAAGTTCTTTGCGGATGTCATCCCATGCTAATGTTCCAAGCTTTCGTGAATCTCTGA
- the LOC105688262 gene encoding protein FRA10AC1 isoform X2: MFPAYSHLTAYDRHKKLINDYFVYQKGSALTLKRDTSRDKTDADVLREQHRFLWDDDTEVPNDWETRLAKKYYDKLFKEYCIADLIYYKKNQVALRWRTENEVVTGKGQFQCGNKKCEEKNDLKTWEVNFGYVEHGEKKNALVKLRLCPPCSLKLNHHSKKREIKRKKSLKRLGKTEEIPATSGVTASEVAVVKVEKEDTVEPKAQETVNESEIWKEKLTESNEKSREEEFEEYFDELFM, from the exons ATGTTCCCTGCATACTCTCATCTCACAGCTTACGATCGGCACAAGAAATTGATCAATGATTATTTCGTTTATCAAAAAGGTTCTGCGTTAACCTTAAAACGAGATAC GTCGAGGGATAAAACTGATGCCGATGTCCTTCGGGAGCAACACAGATTTCTGTGGGACGATGACACCGAAGTACCAAACGACTGGGAAACCAGACTAGCAAAAAAGTATTACGACAAGTTATTCAAAGAGTATTGCATTGCAGACTTGATATACTACAAAAAAAACCAG GTTGCTCTTCGATGGCGAACTGAAAACGAAGTGGTCACTGGTAAAGGACAGTTTCAatgtggaaacaaaaaatgtgaggagaaaaatgacCTGAAAACCTGGGAGGTGAATTTTGGATACGTTGAAcatggagagaagaaaaatgcttTAGTTAAATTGA GACTTTGTCCACCATgttctttaaaattgaatcATCACAGTAAAAAACGGGAgatcaagagaaaaaagtcttTGAAAAGGTTGGGCAAAACTGAAGAAATTCCAGCAACTAGTGGTGTTACTGCATCCGAAGTTGCGGTAGTTAAAGTTGAGAAAGAGGACACTGTTGAGCCAAAAGCTCAAGAGACCGTAAATGAATcagaaatttggaaagaaaagCTCACTGAGAGCAATGAAAAATCTCGAGAGGAAGAGTTTGAGGAATATTTTGACGAGTTGTTTATGTAA
- the LOC105688262 gene encoding protein FRA10AC1 isoform X1 — MFPAYSHLTAYDRHKKLINDYFVYQKGSALTLKRDTSRDKTDADVLREQHRFLWDDDTEVPNDWETRLAKKYYDKLFKEYCIADLIYYKKNQVPYRVLVSSVGFCIDKPLMLQVALRWRTENEVVTGKGQFQCGNKKCEEKNDLKTWEVNFGYVEHGEKKNALVKLRLCPPCSLKLNHHSKKREIKRKKSLKRLGKTEEIPATSGVTASEVAVVKVEKEDTVEPKAQETVNESEIWKEKLTESNEKSREEEFEEYFDELFM, encoded by the exons ATGTTCCCTGCATACTCTCATCTCACAGCTTACGATCGGCACAAGAAATTGATCAATGATTATTTCGTTTATCAAAAAGGTTCTGCGTTAACCTTAAAACGAGATAC GTCGAGGGATAAAACTGATGCCGATGTCCTTCGGGAGCAACACAGATTTCTGTGGGACGATGACACCGAAGTACCAAACGACTGGGAAACCAGACTAGCAAAAAAGTATTACGACAAGTTATTCAAAGAGTATTGCATTGCAGACTTGATATACTACAAAAAAAACCAGGTGCCGTATCGCGTTCTAGTCAGCTCTGTTGGATTTTGCATTGATAAGCCATTAATGCTCCAGGTTGCTCTTCGATGGCGAACTGAAAACGAAGTGGTCACTGGTAAAGGACAGTTTCAatgtggaaacaaaaaatgtgaggagaaaaatgacCTGAAAACCTGGGAGGTGAATTTTGGATACGTTGAAcatggagagaagaaaaatgcttTAGTTAAATTGA GACTTTGTCCACCATgttctttaaaattgaatcATCACAGTAAAAAACGGGAgatcaagagaaaaaagtcttTGAAAAGGTTGGGCAAAACTGAAGAAATTCCAGCAACTAGTGGTGTTACTGCATCCGAAGTTGCGGTAGTTAAAGTTGAGAAAGAGGACACTGTTGAGCCAAAAGCTCAAGAGACCGTAAATGAATcagaaatttggaaagaaaagCTCACTGAGAGCAATGAAAAATCTCGAGAGGAAGAGTTTGAGGAATATTTTGACGAGTTGTTTATGTAA